CTTTCATAAATCAAATAGAAGTAAAGGCATTTGTACCTTGATAAATTTTCTCTTCATTTCATCAACTGTTCATCAAGGTCAATCATACAACTTGAATGGtttcgtctgttttttttttgttttgtttttccaatttAAACTGATTATCatgtgaatttcaatttattgtgtcaaaaatgaaaatttaagacagattttttttctgacacgATGTTTGAAACAtgataagttggttccactcctccaaccAATGCAAAgaagtcggtatcgggttatttggtcacgtgacttttagtcaggattctgacattttgctgattggttaAGACACGccactctctgattggctgcagcctttgtttacaacgtagcactggtaccacagtctctggaggagtggaaccaacttacattttcggcggttacgccacagccaatcacagagcgtggcgtgatagccaatagcggccgacttatcagatggaccaatcacagccatgttttcataaACACGCtcccagtctctttgtataagagactgtggtaccagtgctagaaACATAAAACCGTCTCTGAGTGGGTGGGGACCAAAGGCGGGCGGGGCGTAACGCTCTGACGTCATCACCTTAACGTCTTATTAAGTGAAGCTCTTATTAATCCTGGAATCATTTCTGGCACAACTGCTGAAGAGAGAAGTCAGAAACACAAAAGCAGAAATTTTAAACTGTTAACACACAACAGAGGTGAGAtttaacaatgttttaaaataaaacatacagATAAAATATTACTCTGTCAATATCAGAGTATATTTTGTGTAAATTGTGGGTTTGTTTGTAAAAACTGACTCAGTTTTGTTGCTGTTTATGTTATGAAATATATGAAAATATAAATAATTCAGAGTATACAGATTATTTGGAGGGACTGAGACGTGAATTAAACATACAGAATATTTGAAAAAGTAAAttaattaaccccccccccccccccccccccaacgtggATCTAACTCTGAACACAGTAAAATTCAATGTTTCACCCACAGCAAAGATAGGATTTTATTCAGTTGAACTACTGAAACTTGATACAAACTGGAGGttggtcgtttttttttttttagaaaaagaaCGGATTTTAACTtcacagtgttgtcaagttagacACAGTTGACGTTCACAGTAAAAGTCGTTCGTCTGCTTTTTGCTTTCaaacttttattgtgaaatattaTTGGAAGTATGAACGTTCGGAGTTCTTATTTAACTTTGCTAACAGTAACCTCAGTGACCGAGTTTAGTGCTGGTATATTTACAAAAATCAAACATGGAAACTTCACGTTTAACTGACTGCTGTTCTCAAAACTGTCAAAGCTGTTCTCatggaatttttatttttatgcttttattgtgtaaagcactttgtaatTTTCTATAAATGAATGATTATTATTTTGAATGTTGTGTTCGTGTTCCAGCATGGACTACTACTGTATGGACAACTTTGTCCCTGGACTGATTCAGGAAGTCATCGATTTGAGCTCTGAACAGAGTGCGGCCTTAGAGGAACCTTATGTGGACACATCGTTGGAGGACTGGTTCCAGAGATATCTGGATCAGGAACCTTCTCTTCCTGCACCTCCTGAGCAGGAACAGGTGAGGCTGGACACAACATGCCATCAGCAGGAGTGTTACATCATGACATCATTCATGACCATTTATTCTTTCAaataaagaaacacacacacacacacacacacacacacacacacacacacacacacacacacacacacacacacacacacacacacacacacacacacacacactttaaagtGTCATAAAGTTTTGAGcagcaaagcagaaagtttgtatTCAGTTTCACTGAAAGCAACAAATATAAACattaatttcagtgtcacataaaACATAAATGTTGGTTGGACAGAAGATCAACCACAGAAGAAAAAAACTTATGAGCACTAATACTTCTCAGTACTCTGAATGATACTATATTTTGTAAATGAAAGAAGCAGCTGTTGTGATGAATAGATTTCATTAAAGGAGAGACGGACTGAGGACAAACATGGACAGAGGACATTTTTCTAATAACTGGTTGTGTTTGCTTGTTTCTCCAGGTTTCGGATGATCCTATGATCGAGGACTTTGTCTGTCCTGAGGACACTAATGGGCCTCTGGACGTCCCACCAGATTCTCCTGTCCCGCCCACAGTCAGCGTCTCTCCCTTGGTCCCTCCCTACACAGATGCTCCTCCCACCTGCACAGTCCCTCCCCCCAATCCTGCTCTGCCACCATGCGTCGTCCCCGACATCACTGTCGCTCCTCCCGTCACTCCCTCCCCATCAGGCAGCAGCGTCCGTCCCCGCTCTCCTTCCCCACCCAAAGCTCACATTAAAAAACCCCCCAACTCTTTCATGTTATTTCGTCAGGAGCAGCGCCCCCTTGTGGTGGCGCAGTACGGCATCACAGACTCTGCTGCCGTGAACAAGATTCTGGGACAGATGGTGAGAGTTGTGTGCACGCTCCTGCACGTGCACGATCTTGTGGTTGTGTCAGTGAGCGTGTTGACTGACGACGTGTTTTCGTCTGTTTGCAGTGGAAATTCCTCTCTGAAACAGAGAAGGAAAAATATCACCGACAGCAGAGAGAGGAGAGCGACAGGCACTACACGCTGCACCCAGAGTGGAGGCCCACCAAGACTGTGAGCAACACATCCAACACACTGAGTGTTAAAAACAGTTTGTGATAAATGTCAgacgtgtcttttttttttcttcaggtcaGAAAGAGAAAGTCAGACAGTCAGACCGGGACTGAAGGTAAGACTTTTGATTAAAGATTTCCCCAAAAGAAGAAACACAGCAGCCTTTTCAAATGAAAGTCCTTTCATATTAAAATTAATAAATGCAGTTTTATTTAAATGGTGAAGTGTGATTGTTGATGTTCCTGTTGTTTGTACTGCAGAAccaaagaaaagacaaaaaaagaagaaacggTCAGAAGAAACGGCCCAAAAGTCCAAAGACGGGGATGACGACAGCCACACTGTCCGAATCCCCGTCATGATCCCAACTAAAAGTTTCTGCACATTTTGGGAGGAGCAGAGGAGCCATTTGACAAATGAAGACACCTTCCAACTCGACGGCCTCCACAAAAAGACTGTGGAGCAGATGGTGAGTGTGCACGCTCCTGCACGTGTGTGAGCTTATGGTTGTGTCAGTGAGCGTGTTAACTGACGGTGTGCTGTTGTCTGTCTGCAGTGGGATTCTCTGACTGTGCAAGAGAAAGACGTGTTTTACCGTCTGGGTCACGGGTTGGCTGTCAGAAAGGTGAGAAACACTCAGATCATACATGTTGTATGTTGACGTCACTCACACATGTGACTCTTGTTTTTAGCAGCTGACATCATGTAGAAAGtctgaatgtgttttttttcttccttttcttgTGTGCAGGATGAAAATGACAGAAGATCCTGACACTGACAGTCAGCCAGAAACTACACCTGCACTTTATTTTGGATATTttttatacatttatatattgTCACATTAATAAATTATCTGTACAAACTCAAATGTTTCTCTGCATTCATTGTTTATCCACTAAAAGCCAACAGGTTGGATGGatcgatggatggatggtataATATATGATGAGAGACTTTGATTCAAAGCAGAAACAAtgcaataaatcaatatgtttgtgtttccatcccctgattggctgtaaaagtgatgatttgtcttAAAGATAATCGTTACTGTGGAGTCAAGTCTGGAAGCAGGTACTGGTGCTGCACTTCACTgcttccaccacaccacagaacccccgagggtcctggatggcaaccactcaggcagacaatgaTTCCATCCCCACATTTCTAAAATGTCCATCAATTtgttgcagccaggtgagacATTTGCATCTCCTTGGCCTCCTCCAGCCACTTGGGTCCTCAGCACTCGGGCACCTATGTACTGGAtgatgcacagagaaatcagcaaCATGGCCAGAATGTAAAATGTGGCGCTCCCTCACAATGTCTGTGattctcctcatcttagtctccctaagtaaccacttgtttgatacaaagtcattccagctgtacccaaggatcctttgaagggctgtagtaccaaagacatccagccatctcctcaggtcactggttagtgttcaGGTTTCACAACCACACATTaaaacaggcagcaccaggaccatgAACacctggacctttgttctcctacaaagatatggacatcaccaaacacctcatgactccatgagctcttcccagaCGTCTCTCCTTCTCAAAATGCTGGGGTAGATGTTTGTCACTGTCATCACAGCAAGTAAATAAGAGGCAGCCACGTTTGTGTTTTGCTTGTTCTGCTCGTTCTGCTTTTGTTGTGAGGAGTAAAATTTACTGAGGTAAAACAGGTAGGTGTGA
The nucleotide sequence above comes from Thalassophryne amazonica chromosome 10, fThaAma1.1, whole genome shotgun sequence. Encoded proteins:
- the LOC117518077 gene encoding transcription factor 7-like 1-A, which translates into the protein MIEDFVCPEDTNGPLDVPPDSPVPPTVSVSPLVPPYTDAPPTCTVPPPNPALPPCVVPDITVAPPVTPSPSGSSVRPRSPSPPKAHIKKPPNSFMLFRQEQRPLVVAQYGITDSAAVNKILGQMWKFLSETEKEKYHRQQREESDRHYTLHPEWRPTKTVRKRKSDSQTGTEEPKKRQKKKKRSEETAQKSKDGDDDSHTVRIPVMIPTKSFCTFWEEQRSHLTNEDTFQLDGLHKKTVEQMVSVHAPARV